In the genome of Chloroflexota bacterium, the window CTGTGGCAACCGATGCTGGCTTGTTGGCTCCGGTCGTGCGCAACTGCGATAGCTTGAGCCTCGGCGCAATCTCCAATCAAATGCGTGATGTGATTGGCCGCACCCGTGATGGCAAAGCTGGCCTCGACGATCTCCAAGGTGGCACGTTCACCGTCAGCAACTTGGGGATGTTCGATGTAACCAACTTCATCGCGATTATCACGCCACCACAAAGCGCAATTTTGGCGGTTGGCAGCACGATTGCCACTCCAGTTGTGCGCGATGGTGAAATTGTGATTCGCCAATTGATGAATGTCACGGTTTCAGCCGACCACCGCGCCACCGATGGGGCAAGCGTTGCCCAGTTCTTGGTTGAACTCAAGAACTTGCTGCAAAACCCATTCAAGCTCTTGCTCTAAACCTTTGAGCATAACAACACTCAGCCCCTTGCTCGTTTCGACGGGCGAGGGGCTTTTTTAATGATGAATTATGAATTATGAGGGATGAAGGCAAAAGCCACAAAACGCAAACGCGTAGAGATTCTTCAGCTATAGGCTGAAGGCTATGGGATCTTGGAATAAGCGATTTGGAATAGACCATAGGCAATGGACAAAATCCTGATCCCTAAGCCCTTCAACCCCAACCCCACATCTTTATCTTTGCGACTCTCCATTAAAAGCCCACATTTCATCCCTCATAATTCATCCCTCATCCTTATTAAAACAGGCCACGGGCTGGTTGTAGTACTTGTTCGCCGAGGTGGATAAAGATTGAACGGCTGCGCCAAGTTTGATAATTAATTTCGCGCGATTGCGCTCGATCATTCAAAAACATGGCTTCCATTTGGCGAGCAAAGGCCGGATTCTTGATTGTGGCATTGATTTCATAATTCGCTGCCAGGCTGCGGGTATCTAAATTGGCGCTGCCCACGGTTGACCACATCCCATCAACGGTCATGGTTTTGGCATGAATCATTGTGCCACGATAGAGCAGCACGCGTGCGCCATGCTCCATCAATTCCCCCAATAAACCACGACAAATCCAATCGACCACGATATTATCGGAGATTTCGGGCACCATAATTTGAATATCGACCCCGCGTTTGGCAGCATCGATCAGCGTTGCCCGAATCAGCGGGTCGGGCAAGAAATAGGCATTCGAAATGTAAATATAGTGTTTGGCATCGTTAATTGCATCAAGGTAGGTTTGGCGAATTGGCAATTGATATTCAATCGGGTCGTTAGCGCAAATTCCCACTTGTTGATCGTTGGTGGTGGAATAGCTCAAATTAATTTTATGTTTTTTATTATATTTATTCCACAGAGCAATAAATTCTTCGGCAATATTGGCAGCAATTGGGCCTTCGATTTTCAAATGGGTATCACGCCAAGTTCGGGCATAGTTGCGGCCAATATTCATGCCACCTAAATAACCAATTTTACCATCGATCACCAAAATTTTGCGATGGGTGCGAATCCACATATTCGTATCGAAAAATGAGCGAATTGATTTGAGGCGGCCAAATTCAAAGACCCGAATATTGCGGCGCTTGCCAAACAACTTAAAGCGTTCGGGAACGTGCAACGTACCAATGCCATCAAAGGTTACATAAATTTTCACACCTTCGCGAGCTTTGCGAATTAACGCTCGTTTGAAGGCTAGCCCAACCTCATCGCGCTCGAAAATATAGCTTTCCAGCAAAATCGATTCTTTGGCTAGGGAAATATCAAACAGCATTTGACGAAAGACTGAGCCACCATCATCAAATAATTGCACGCTATGCTCGCCCAAATCGATTGGCGGCAAATCAAGCTGGGGAAAGCTATTTTCAACGCTGCGATTGCGCAACTTGGCATAAGCCATTAGCGCACCCATCAAGCCCAATTGAGCCAGAATGCTGGCCAGCAGCAAACGTGGCAGTGAAAGCACCCACTCAGTCAGAAACCATAACCCAGCTTTGAGCCAACGCATAGCGATCCTTTCGCAGCTTCAGCCTCAAATCGCCGAGGCCAAGCCCGCTTGTCGCAATTCCAATGCCACCACTATAGCACGGCCACGCTTAAACAAAACAGGCTATCAATTGTTGATAGCCTGTCGTGCTGCGATTTCAATTGCTATTTAGTATGCGCCACGACCAAACAGCACCGCCGGAATCGTCATGATCATAATTCGCAGATCAAGCCAGAGCGACCAGTGTTCGGTGTAGTAAATATCCAAGCGCACCATATCATCGAAGGTGGTGTTGGAGCGGCCTGAGGCTTGCCATAAACCAGTCAAGCCTGGAGTCACTTCCAAACGGCGATAGTGCCATTCTTGATATTGGGCTACTTCGTCGGGCACTTGCGGGCGTGGGCCAACCAAGCTCATTTCGCCGCGCAGCACATTGTAGAGTTGCGGTAGCTCGTCGATGCTGAGTTTGCGCAAAATCCGACCCAAGCGAGTAACCCGTGGGTCGTCTTTGATTTTGAAGAGTGCCCCTTCGGCCTCATTTTGATCCATCAGGCTTTTTTTGAGCGCCTCGGCATTGGGTACCATCGTGCGCAATTTGTAGACCATAAAGGTTTGGCCATGCTTGCCGATGCGTGGTTGGCGAAAAACCACCGGCGCTTGTGGATCAGAGAGTTTGATCATCAAGGCGGCCAAGCCCCAAATTGTGGCCCAAATCGGCGCAGTCAGGCCAATCATCAGTAAATCGGTGCTACGTTTGAACACATAATTCCAGCCGCGAATCACATTCTTTTTCAAGCGCAACAGCGGAATCGTACTCAAGCGCTGAATGCTGACGCGATCGAAGCTCAGTTCATATAAATCGGGGGCGACGCGAAATTCAATATTGAACTTACGGCAAATTGCCACGACTTCGGGTAGGCTGGTGTGCGCCCAAAATGGCAGGGCAATAATCACTTGATCGACATGGCGTTGACGCATAATCTGCTCGAATTGGCTGAGCGTGCCAAGCCAGCGAAATTGCTCACCTGGTGCGGCCACATCGTCGCGATCATCGGGCGGGCCTTCGACATAGCCCAACAAATGATGGCCATGATCGAGCGTATATTGCAATTCTTCCATCACCTGTTTGGCTAGGCCACGATTGCCGACCACCACAACTTGTTCTAAGCCAACGCCGCGTCGCCATGCCCAGCGCCGCAACATGCGCAAACTAATCCGGCCAAACGTCAGCGCCACAATCACGCAAAACCAAACAAACACCATAATCAAGCGCGACCATAAATCGGCGCGATTGATAAATAGCCACATGACCGTGAGGGCAAGGGCAATTGTGGTGCTGGTAACGATAATACTAAACGAATCGAAGGCTGAGGCTGAACGGGGCAGGCGATAAAACCCGCGCCAGTGCAACGTGCTAATCAGCGTCAACATAAACACCAACATCATCGGGTAGAAGGCCGAGAGTTGGCGATATGAAGCTGGGTCGTAAATATCACGACCTAAGCGGACATCGTAACGCAGCCAGTGCGCTACGGCAAAGGCTACTAAAATCAAACATCCATCGAGCAAGGTCAGAGCCAGCCGCGATGTGGTTTGACGCACATCGCGCTGCGAAAAAATCGGTTGGCTGGTAGACCAATCGCTCATCATCCAATCGACTCGTCTTGCCATAACAACTCAGCTTTTTCAATCCGCACAGGATCGCCATGGCGCACACCAGCAGCAAACAGCGCTGCTGAAACGCCCATCGCTTCCAACACCCGTTGGAGCCGATCGAGCGATTCGCTTTGGGCAAAGTTCGTCATTGAAACAAGCCGTTCAATTTTCTCGCCATGGACACGTAACACCCCATCTTCCTCAGTTTCGAGCCAGAAATCATTCGGGTCGATATTGCTGAAGCGGAAGGTCAGAATTTCCTCACTGTACGGCAGGCGGGTAATCCGTTCGGGCATTTCACGTAGAATATCGACAATTCGGCGTTGCAACGGTTGCAGGCCTTGGTTGGTTGCTGCCGAAATTGGAAAGATATTTTCCGGATCAATGCCCCAAGCGATAATTTGTGGACGCATCAATTCGTCAAAGGCCTCGGCATCGGGAATATCGGTTTTGTTCAAGGCGACCAGTTGCGGGCGTTGAGCCAATTCGCTGGAGTAGGCCTTGAGTTCAGCGTTGATCGTCAAGAAATCTTCAAAGGGATCGCGGCCTTCAGTGCCCGCAGCATCGAGCACATGCACCAAAATTCGCGTGCGCTCAATATGGCGCAAGAAATCGTGGCCCAGCCCAACCCCACGGCTGGCTCCTTCGATCAAACCTGGAATATCGGCTACCACAAAGGTAAAATCGTTGAATTCGGCTACGCCTAAATTGGGCGAAAGTGTGGTAAACGGATAATTAGCAATTTTCGGACGCGCAGCGCTGACCATCGAGAGCAAAGTCGATTTGCCCGCGTTGGGGAAGCCGACCAAGCCAACATCAGCAATGACTTTTAATTCAAGTTGCAGCTCACGCTCTTCGCCAGGCTGGCCAAGCTCGGCAATCCGTGGCACTTGATTCGAGGCAGTGGCAAAGTGGGTATTGCCCAAGCCGCCCTTGCCACCACGGGCTACCAACAATTTTTGGCCAGGAAACAACAAATCGACAGTTTGAACTTCGCCCTCAATTTCGGCGCTCACAATCGTACCAGGTGGCACACGAATAAACGTATCTTCGCCTGTGCGGCCACGTTTGCGCTGCCGACCAGCGTTCAAGCCCTTATCGGCTTCAAAATGGGTTTCAAAACGAAAAGGCAATAGCGTATTTAAATGAGGGCTTACCTCAAGATAGACACTCCCGCCACGGCCACCATCGCCACCATCGGGGCCGCCACGCGGAACATATTTTTCTCGGCGGAAAGTGGCCATACCATCGCCACCATCACCAGCTTTGACTGTAATCAGCGCACGATCTATAAAATCAGACATAAAAAGTCACCCGCTTCGTGTGGTTAATTATTCAATTGTGATTGTAACGCAGGATACA includes:
- a CDS encoding phospholipase D-like domain-containing protein, with the translated sequence MRWLKAGLWFLTEWVLSLPRLLLASILAQLGLMGALMAYAKLRNRSVENSFPQLDLPPIDLGEHSVQLFDDGGSVFRQMLFDISLAKESILLESYIFERDEVGLAFKRALIRKAREGVKIYVTFDGIGTLHVPERFKLFGKRRNIRVFEFGRLKSIRSFFDTNMWIRTHRKILVIDGKIGYLGGMNIGRNYARTWRDTHLKIEGPIAANIAEEFIALWNKYNKKHKINLSYSTTNDQQVGICANDPIEYQLPIRQTYLDAINDAKHYIYISNAYFLPDPLIRATLIDAAKRGVDIQIMVPEISDNIVVDWICRGLLGELMEHGARVLLYRGTMIHAKTMTVDGMWSTVGSANLDTRSLAANYEINATIKNPAFARQMEAMFLNDRAQSREINYQTWRSRSIFIHLGEQVLQPARGLF
- the obgE gene encoding GTPase ObgE yields the protein MSDFIDRALITVKAGDGGDGMATFRREKYVPRGGPDGGDGGRGGSVYLEVSPHLNTLLPFRFETHFEADKGLNAGRQRKRGRTGEDTFIRVPPGTIVSAEIEGEVQTVDLLFPGQKLLVARGGKGGLGNTHFATASNQVPRIAELGQPGEERELQLELKVIADVGLVGFPNAGKSTLLSMVSAARPKIANYPFTTLSPNLGVAEFNDFTFVVADIPGLIEGASRGVGLGHDFLRHIERTRILVHVLDAAGTEGRDPFEDFLTINAELKAYSSELAQRPQLVALNKTDIPDAEAFDELMRPQIIAWGIDPENIFPISAATNQGLQPLQRRIVDILREMPERITRLPYSEEILTFRFSNIDPNDFWLETEEDGVLRVHGEKIERLVSMTNFAQSESLDRLQRVLEAMGVSAALFAAGVRHGDPVRIEKAELLWQDESIG
- a CDS encoding sugar transferase, with translation MARRVDWMMSDWSTSQPIFSQRDVRQTTSRLALTLLDGCLILVAFAVAHWLRYDVRLGRDIYDPASYRQLSAFYPMMLVFMLTLISTLHWRGFYRLPRSASAFDSFSIIVTSTTIALALTVMWLFINRADLWSRLIMVFVWFCVIVALTFGRISLRMLRRWAWRRGVGLEQVVVVGNRGLAKQVMEELQYTLDHGHHLLGYVEGPPDDRDDVAAPGEQFRWLGTLSQFEQIMRQRHVDQVIIALPFWAHTSLPEVVAICRKFNIEFRVAPDLYELSFDRVSIQRLSTIPLLRLKKNVIRGWNYVFKRSTDLLMIGLTAPIWATIWGLAALMIKLSDPQAPVVFRQPRIGKHGQTFMVYKLRTMVPNAEALKKSLMDQNEAEGALFKIKDDPRVTRLGRILRKLSIDELPQLYNVLRGEMSLVGPRPQVPDEVAQYQEWHYRRLEVTPGLTGLWQASGRSNTTFDDMVRLDIYYTEHWSLWLDLRIMIMTIPAVLFGRGAY